From a single Eleginops maclovinus isolate JMC-PN-2008 ecotype Puerto Natales chromosome 18, JC_Emac_rtc_rv5, whole genome shotgun sequence genomic region:
- the chrd gene encoding chordin, translating into MLGPRALRSLLCVLSCAWLRTGASRLKSPALPIQSEREPLPSKGLAGCSFGGRFYSLEDTWHPDLGEPFGVMHCVQCNCETQKSRRGKVFGKVNCKNIKQDCPELDCDDPVLRPGHCCKTCPKGDFDKKQTDSVFDSFEYFHEKGRDKEDDLHKSYNDRSYLSSEELGPGESRTDFVAVLTGASDSWMPSSNGVARARFSLTRTSLAFSITYQRMGAPSKISWIQTDDGFEYKVPKGPSDMICGVWKNLGKPLMRQLQTEQMRIGMSTATGGQDEVEGKIIKHRALFAETFSSTLTSEEDGSGMGGLAMLTLSDTENNLHFILILQGLIKHKDKEPVLVPIRVQLVYRQHVLREIRANITSHDPDFAEVLTELNSRELFWLSRGQLEIAVATDGQDPRQISGFITGRKSCDTIQSVMSSGDALTPGKTGGVGSAIFNLHDNGTLDYQVQVAGLSSEFLGLTIELKPRRRNKRSVLYDLTPEYDKNTGRAEGSWSRLEARHIHMLLQNELFINVATAHSQEGELRGQIRALLYSGLEAPRHELPTPLAGHFVSPPVRTGASGHAWVSVDRQCHLHYEIVVTGLSRMDDLTVNAHLHGLAEIGELDDSSTTHKRLLTGFYGSQAQGVLKDISVELLQHLDQGTAFIQVSTKTNPRGEIRGRVHVQNNCEFGTRGEVEDSEFDDLFVKDPEELKKDPHTCFFENQHQAHGSRWTPNYDKCFSCSCQKRTVICDPVICPVLTCSKTIQPEDACCPICDESKEPKDVKVPDKVEEHPEGCYFEGDQKMHAPGTTWHPFVPPFGYIKCAVCTCKGSSGEVHCEKVTCPLLSCSHPVRRNPSDCCKECPEEERTTPGLEHSDMMQADGPRHCKFGKSFYQNSDNWHPWVPLVGEMKCINCWCDHGVTKCQRKQCPALSCTNVSRKEGVCCPECLDSKEEEALVTKAPDKRRSWRH; encoded by the exons ATGCTTGGTCCCCGCGCGCTCCGCTCCTTGCTGTGCGTGCTGAGCTGCGCGTGGCTGCGCACCGGAGCCTCGCGACTGAAGTCTCCGGCTCTGCCCATCCAGTCTGAGAGGGAGCCGCTGCCCTCCAAAGGCCTGGCAG gatGCTCGTTCGGTGGTCGCTTTTATTCTCTGGAGGACACATGGCACCCAGATCTGGGCGAGCCCTTCGGAGTCATGCACTGTGTTCAGTGTAACTGCGAGACG CAAAAGAGTCGTCGTGGGAAGGTGTTTGGGAAAGTGAACTGCAAGAACATCAAACAGGACTGTCCCGAGCTGGACTGTGACGACCCGGTGCTGCGGCCCGGACACTGCTGCAAGACCTGCCCCAAAG GAGACTTTGACAAGAAGCAGACGGACTCGGTGTTCGACAGCTTCGAGTATTTCCACGAGAAGGGCCGAGATAAGGAGGACGACCTCCACAAGTCTTACAACGACAGATCCTACCTGAGCTCCGAGGAGCTGGGCCCCGGGGAGAGCCGCACCG acttTGTTGCCGTGCTGACGGGAGCCTCTGATTCGTGGATGCCCAGCTCTAACGGGGTTGCTCGAGCTCGCTTCTCTCTGACCAGAACCAGCCTGGCCTTCTCCATCACATACCAGAg aATGGGTGCCCCCAGTAAAATCTCCTGGATTCAGACGGACGACGGGTTCGAGTACAAAGTCCCAAAAGGACCGTCAGACATG ATCTGCGGCGTATGGAAGAACCTGGGGAAGCCCCTGATGCGTCAGCTGCAGACGGAGCAGATGCGGATCGGCATGAGCACGGCGACCGGCGGACAGGACGAGGTGGAAGGGAAGATCATCAAACACCGGGCGCTGTTTGCCG AGACGTTCAGCTCCACGCTGACGTCGGAGGAGGACGGCTCGGGGATGGGCGGCCTGGCCATGCTGACGCTGAGCGACACCGAGAACAACCTGCACTTCATCCTCATCCTTCAGGGCCTCATCAAGCACAAAGACAAAG AGCCCGTGCTGGTGCCGATCCGAGTCCAGCTGGTGTACCGGCAACACGTCCTGAGAGAGATCCGAGCCAACATCACCTCTCAC GATCCGGACTTCGCGGAGGTGCTGACCGAGCTGAACAGCCGCGAGCTCTTCTGGTTGTCCCGCGGTCAGCTGGAGATTGCCGTGGCAACCGACGGTCAGGACCCCCGACAGATCTCCGGCTTCATCACCGGCAGGAAATCATGTGACA CGATTCAGAGCGTGATGTCCAGCGGCGACGCTCTGACCCCGGGGAAGACGGGAGGCGTGGGGTCGGCCATCTTTAACCTGCACGATAACGGCACGCTGGACTACCAG GTCCAGGTGGCGGGCCTCTCCAGTGAGTTCCTGGGCCTCACCATCGAGCTGAAGCCTCGGCGCCGGAACAAGCGCTCGGTCCTGTACGACCTGACGCCGGAGTACGACAAGAACACAGGCCGGGCCGAGGGCAGCTGGAGCCGGCTGGAGGCCCGGCACATCCACATGCTGCTGCAGAACGAGCTGTTCATCAACGTGGCCACCGCCCACAGCCAGGAGGGGGAGCTGCGGGGCCAGATCCGGGCCCTGCTGTACAGCGGGCTGGAGGCTCCCAGACACG AGCTTCCCACCCCTCTGGCAGGTCACTTTGTTTCCCCCCCGGTGAGGACGGGGGCGTCGGGTCACGCCTGGGTGTCGGTGGACAGGCAGTGCCACCTGCACTATGAGATCGTGGTGACGGGGCTGAGCCGGATGGACGACCTGACGGTGAACGCTCACCTGCACGGACTCGCAGAGATCGGGGAGCTGGACGACAGCAGCACGACGCACAAGAGGCTGCTGACCGGCTTCTACGGCtctcag gctCAGGGCGTTTTGAAGGACATCAGCgttgagctgctgcagcacctggaCCAGGGCACCGCCTTCATCCAGGTCAGCACCAAGACCAATCCAAGAGGAGAGATACGAGGACGG GTCCATGTGCAGAACAACTGTGAGTTCGGGACGCGGGGGGAGGTGGAGGACTCGGAGTTTGATGACCTGTTTGTGAAGGACCCCGAGGAGCTGAAGAAAGACCCCCACACCTGCTTCTTCGAGAACCAGCACCAGGCCCACGGCTCCCGCTGGACCCCCAACTACGACAAGTGCTTCTCCTGCAGCTgccag aagcGAACGGTCATCTGTGATCCCGTCATCTGCCCGGTGTTGACCTGCTCCAAAACCATCCAGCCCGAGGACGCGTGCTGCCCCATCTGTGACG AGAGCAAAGAGCCCAAAGACGTGAAGGTTCCTGACAAGGTGGAGGAACATCCAGAAG GTTGTTACTTTGAAGGAGACCAGAAGATGCACGCTCCAGGAACAACATGGCATCCCTTCGTGCCGCCCTTTGGATATATTAAATGTGCCGTCTGCACTTGCAAG GGCTCTTCCGGAGAGGTGCACTGTGAGAAGGTGACGTGTCCGCTGCTCAGCTGCTCCCACCCCGTGCGGAGGAACCCCTCGGACTGCTGCAAGGAGTGTCCGGAGGAGGAGCGCACCACCCCGGGCCTGGAGCACAGCGACATGATGCAGGCCGACGGCCCCCGGCACTGCAAGTTCGGGAAGAGCTTTTACCAGAACAGCGACAACTGGCACCCCTGGGTCCCGCTGGTGGGGGAGATGAAGTGCATCAACTGCTGGTGTGAC CACGGCGTGACCAAATGTCAGAGGAAGCAGTGTCCCGCTCTGAGCTGCACCAACGTCAGCCGCAAGGAGGGGGTCTGCTGTCCTGAGTGCCTCG ACTCCAAAGAGGAAGAAGCCCTAGTGACAAAAGCTCCGGACAAAAGGCGAAGCTGGAGACACTGA